From a region of the Rhipicephalus microplus isolate Deutch F79 chromosome X, USDA_Rmic, whole genome shotgun sequence genome:
- the LOC119161313 gene encoding uncharacterized protein LOC119161313: MEGAIEGTMPNTSEPKARHAAARADSGRSLSCFSVDENVQDLLWDEDVQMEELLDFSFDHIDKLAERRGKTITITEKWRLWDYVQRMKREQPYWITKESVSWDELEAKYALRSRSLSSDSLRGDLLFSRGSPCTPTPLGRSLYRKESTAARGAAAAEPVNELKCEPDERFTLSEQWDAGSPHRDRVVSAICPKKKQGWQRLLGKVFHPKPKSSTKDRITPDDSSFAAVTNSSSPCSRYEGSPPPSTLFPKQRPTGFLRRSLRKVTMAARKHD, encoded by the exons ATGGAAGGTGCCATAGAAGGAACTATGCCTAACACATCCGAACCTAAGGCTCGTCATGCAGCTGCCCGTGCAGATTCGGGGAGGTCTCTTTCATGCTTCAGCGTTGACGAGAATGTTCAGGATTTGCTTTGGG acgaggATGTCCAAATGGAGGAGCTTCTCGATTTCTCCTTCGACCACATTGACAAGCTGGCTGAACGCAGGGGCAAAACTATCACAATCACAGAGAAGTGGCGTCTCTGGGATTACGTGCAGCGAATGAAG CGCGAGCAGCCCTACTGGATAACCAAGGAGTCTGTGTCTTGGGACGAACTCGAGGCCAAGTACGCACTCCGGAGCCGCTCTTTGTCGTCAGACTCCTTGCGCGGTGACCTGTTGTTCTCCAGGGGTAGCCCGTGTACGCCCACGCCACTGGGGCGTTCGTTGTACAGGAAGGAGTCGACAGCTGCTCGTGGTGCTGCCGCCGCCGAG CCTGTGAACGAGCTGAAGTGCGAGCCAGACGAACGCTTTACGCTATCCGAGCAGTGGGACGCAGGGTCGCCCCATAGAGATCGCGTGGTATCTGCAATCTGCCCCAAGAAGAAACAAGGTTGGCAACGGCTCTTGGGAAAGGTTTTTCATCCGAAACCGAAGAGCTCGACAAAAGACCGCATCACCCCCGATGACTCCAGCTTCGCGGCTGTCACCAACAGCTCCAGTCCATGCTCC cgtTACGAAGGATCGCCGCCACCCTCGACTTTATTTCCAAAGCAACGACCGACAGGTTTTCTTCGGCGGTCACTGCGAAAAGTAACCATGGCGGCACGCAAACACGACTGA